One Methanobacteriaceae archaeon genomic window, TATTTAAAATTGATGATCACATTGTAACAACCATTGCAGGATCTGTTGGAGATGCTCAAAATTTAATGAAAGTTATTGAAGCAGAAGTATCATTATACCAAATGAGAAACAATGACGCAATTAGTGTTAAAGCTGCAGCATCATTAACCGCAAACTTATTACGCTCAGGCCCAATGCATGTTCAAACATTGCTTGGAGGTATGGATGGAGACAAACCATCTATTTATTCATTGGACCCTGCTGGTGGTATGATTAAAGATAATTACATTTCAACTGGATCAGGTTCTATCGTAGCATACGGTGTTCTTGAAGACAGATTCAGAGATGACTTATCAGTTGACGAAGGACTTGAAGTAGCTATA contains:
- the psmB gene encoding archaeal proteasome endopeptidase complex subunit beta, giving the protein MDDKIVKGTTTVGITCKDGVVFASERRATMGNLVAHKVAEKIFKIDDHIVTTIAGSVGDAQNLMKVIEAEVSLYQMRNNDAISVKAAASLTANLLRSGPMHVQTLLGGMDGDKPSIYSLDPAGGMIKDNYISTGSGSIVAYGVLEDRFRDDLSVDEGLEVAIRAIKAAAERDAYSGNGFLVAKVDKNGFEMLDNEKIDEILDKL